GAACACAGGTAGACTTTAATGCCCGGTATGGGGTGAAAAATGTTCCCAACACCTATGATGTCCTTAATGTTGACCAATATGTTGATCTATACCGCGAGGCATTTACCAATAATCCCGATCAGGAGCTACCACCGGTTTTTGACTCCGATTCGGACGACTATCTTGGAGACAGATCTGCTGTTGATTGGCAAAAGCCTTATTTAAATAAGAATGCCGTTACCCAGGATTATAATTTGAAGGTTTCCGGCGGAACAGAAAATTCCACGTATTATTTTTCCTCAGGTTATACACATGAAGAAAGTCCTGTTATTTATGATGAAATGGAACGATACAGCTTTACGGCCAATACGGAAACAGACGTCACCGACTTTTTTAGGGCGGGTTTTAATATAAAAGGAAGCTGGGAGACCAATGATGCAAGTAACAGGGGCAGTATTGAAGAAATGGCTTCTACCCCGCCGTGGCAACCTATATATGGTGACGGAGCCGAAGGATATGCACCTGCTATAGTAGATAATACCCGTGGCGGAGGATTAGACGGAACGAAGAGATGGGGACCTGAAACCGACAAAAACAGATTCGGAGAAATGGCACTGATGAGTACTACTTACCGTGTCGGACGAATTCTTGGAAAAGGTTTTCTTGAGTTTAAGCCATTGGAAAATCTGTCTGTCAGGGGACGTGTAAGTACCGATTACTATTACAACAGAAGAAATCAGTTCCAGGATATAGATGCTTTTATGTTCAATACCACCCCCAGTGATCCAATCAGTCAGGCGGATCCTGAACTGGATGATACGGAAGGTTCTTATGGTGAACGGCATTTGAGAAACAAAAACCTGGTTAAGGAGCTTATTGTAAATTATACCAATTCCTTTGAAAATCATAGTATTGATTTACTTTTCAATGCACAGGATCAGTGGTATGGATTTGAAGGCATCTCCGCAAGTACAGAAGAAATGCACTATGCCAATGAGCTTTATTGGGGTGTTGGCGGACAAAAGGAGTATATTGGCGGTTTTACCGATCAATGGGAAAATTCACTGCAGGGCTACATGGGTCGTGCTTCCTATAACTGGAACAATCGCTATTATGCGGATTTTACCCTGCGTTACGATGGCTCATCCAAGTTTGCCAAAGGCAATCGTTGGGACTGGTTCCCGTCTTTCTCTCTGGCATGGCGCATCAGCGATGAATCCTTCATGTCAGGCATGGACTGGCTGACCGACCTCAAGCTCCGTGGTGGCTGGGGTAAGCTTGGTAACCATGAAATTGCCAATTATGCATATGTTTCCCTAGCCAATGAAAGTGCGACCTATAGTTTGGGAAATAATCCGAATGCCAGACACCCCGGCATGGGCATCGCTTACTGGGGAGCGGTATTTAACCAAAGCCCCAATAAATCCCTGGAATGGGAAAAAACCTATAATACCAATGTTGGGTTTGATGCGATCATTAACCAGAATTTCAGTGCAACTGTTGAAGCATACTATAAAAAGACTTCTAACTTGCTTTCAACAATTGAGATTCCGGCAAGTTCAGGGTTTGTTGCAAATCCCCCGGACAATTTTGGAGCCGTTGTTAATAAAGGGCTTGACATTGATTTAGGTTATCGGGGAAGAACAGGTAACTGGAATTATTCTGTGAACGGGAACATAGGATTTGTTAATAACGAAGTGGTTAAATTGAAAGACGGTGCTCCATTCGGCAGTGGAACGGGACGGGTTGCTGAAGGCAATCCTCTTTTCTACATCTATGG
The nucleotide sequence above comes from Bacteroidales bacterium. Encoded proteins:
- a CDS encoding TonB-dependent receptor — its product is MKFTAILMLAFAIQVSASSSYSQNKRLDLNLENVNLKEVFRQVEQQSEFSFFYKDDMINKEKQYTLNMDGVFVKEVLNRVLTDQNLTYQIRDKVIVILDKDNRGLQQKAQQQQEITGTVTDAESGDPLPGATIQVQGTTTGTVTNTDGSYKIEVSDMEATLVFSFVGYQSKTIPINGRTTIDVELEEEMTELDEVVVIGYGERQREDVTTSVSSIQSEDIEKIAAVSAEEALQGSVPGVRVQSGGGTPWSRNEIRIRGVNTWGVASPLIVIDGVPITEFGSGAEGQSARVQDLRGPVSIMSMINPSDIESISVLKDASAAAIYGMRASNGVILIETKQGESGRTQVDFNARYGVKNVPNTYDVLNVDQYVDLYREAFTNNPDQELPPVFDSDSDDYLGDRSAVDWQKPYLNKNAVTQDYNLKVSGGTENSTYYFSSGYTHEESPVIYDEMERYSFTANTETDVTDFFRAGFNIKGSWETNDASNRGSIEEMASTPPWQPIYGDGAEGYAPAIVDNTRGGGLDGTKRWGPETDKNRFGEMALMSTTYRVGRILGKGFLEFKPLENLSVRGRVSTDYYYNRRNQFQDIDAFMFNTTPSDPISQADPELDDTEGSYGERHLRNKNLVKELIVNYTNSFENHSIDLLFNAQDQWYGFEGISASTEEMHYANELYWGVGGQKEYIGGFTDQWENSLQGYMGRASYNWNNRYYADFTLRYDGSSKFAKGNRWDWFPSFSLAWRISDESFMSGMDWLTDLKLRGGWGKLGNHEIANYAYVSLANESATYSLGNNPNARHPGMGIAYWGAVFNQSPNKSLEWEKTYNTNVGFDAIINQNFSATVEAYYKKTSNLLSTIEIPASSGFVANPPDNFGAVVNKGLDIDLGYRGRTGNWNYSVNGNIGFVNNEVVKLKDGAPFGSGTGRVAEGNPLFYIYGYEVGGMFQNEEEVEVYQENYDDVPAEGGKVSPGDLWFKDVRGNPDEEHRFYTPTSDSTVNQYDRHYLGKTIPGFTYGFNFSVGYKNLTFSANFYGEGNVEAYNWSRVGFVNMSSKGNNQVTDVLDRWTPENKDTDMPRAVAGDPAGNNRFSSRFVEDASYLRLQSVRLSYTLPDWLFTGSGTGQRINIWVGGSNLFTVTNWTGLDPSTNGIPTPRIFRAGLNASF